A region of the Hyperolius riggenbachi isolate aHypRig1 chromosome 9, aHypRig1.pri, whole genome shotgun sequence genome:
TAAAGCTCAAACTTTGTTATATTTTATTCTTTCTTGATTGCCTCAACACCTCTGTATTCATGAAACACTATTCAGTGGCAGGTAGAACTGTGTGATGTTCTGCAAACATGTATCTGGGGTTTGTGTACAACTGTACAAAAAAACGCAGATTAACATTTCCATCTCAGCCCAACAGCTTTTGACAAATAAGTCTTTTAACATGTTAAATGTAATTGTCTTTAATGAAAACGTATAACACTGTTTGAGTGGGGGTACGTTGTACCAGTGGTTGCTCCCTCTGAAGTTACCTAGGGCACAAGTGACCAGAAATGACCCTGCTTGTACTATTTGGATTTGAAGGACTCTTTGGTCGAAATGTTGTGGCTGCGGCGAGTAGACACTGCCACGCGGCAAGCTAGATTCCTGGCCATCCGTGCAACGTAGGACATCAAGATGAGAACCACCACCGCAAGTCCATTCATGTACAGGTCCCGCACGAAGAAGCTTTTACAATTGATGGGCCATTGTCTTCCACACGAGGGGAATTCATTCCCAGTCAGGTTCTGAAAAGCCTTCTTGGTCGGGGAGGCACACCGAACGTTGCCAGTGTTTATCTGTACGGGTTGGGAATCCAGCCATGCTTTCAGATAAAGGATGTTGCAGTCACAGTTCCAAGGGTTTCCGGACACATCGACTTCCTGCAGGGCCTCCAGGTGATCGAAGGTCCCCGGTAAGACGGTGGTCAACAGATTATTCTGCAGGAAAAGCCGGACCGTGGCCATTGGGAGGTCTGGCACGGAAGTGAGACGCCGGGAACTGCAGTTGACCGCAATTCCATGGATCTTTATCTCGGTACAATCACAAGAAGACGGACACAAATCAATACTTTGCTCATCGCCATACTGGACcaagagaaggagaaggagatatCGTAGCATCATAATCCAGATAATTTATGCCTGTAGAAATATAAGATACAGAAGAGTTTTTATCACACATCACAATACTTTAAGTGTACCTTAAGTCTATGAAATCATTATTTTACGCTACTTTaaccatacctgaggcttcctccagcctgatcgctcctttGTTGTCCTCAGTCACCTCCTCATTCGCCCACAACTGACCCCAAAAAATCCTCCAGCCGGGACCAGTTGGCACGCTTCTGTCACTGGCTGTGCATGGGCAGTTGGCCCAGGACCATAGGACTTACGGGGCTGATTGCGGGTGAACAAGAACGCGGAGGAGGACTatgtgggagcgatcagcctagagggggctggaggaagtcccgggtatatatatatatttttttaatatcatCCCGTCTCAggttccagtgttctccccagaatttttttccagccgggtggcataaaaaagtagccgggtggcatgcgaGGGGGGAATgcagctctgcttacagaataaaaAGAGGATGAGGAGACAAGCCAATGGACCTGCTAagaacacaatgcaatttctggacagatttactgtcagatcgacaattttcaacatgtctgatctgatttccgattttctgttcacttcaataggaaatcgtgtagaaatcagattggacatgttgggaataatcgatctgacagtagatctgtcagaaaattgcattgtgtgtacctagcagattgtttcagattaaggtgctcaggtccctttttaagcagacctgaacagagaacttcccctctgctctaaaagatgcacaacagcataacctttaaaggaaaactgtagtgagaagaatatggagactgccatatttatttcttcttaaacaataccaattgcctggcagccctgttgatctatttggctgcagtagtgtctgaatcacaccagaatcaagcatgcagctaatcttgtcagatctgagaatatGGTCAGAAACAtcggatatgctgcatgcttgttcagaggctagggtaaaattattagaggcaggggatcagcaggacagccaggcaactggcattgcttataagtaaataattatggcagcttccatatccgtttcgctttagttgtcctttaaagaaaaacatttctttgttacagctgatacaaatgctgcaataaatctgcagtgtgtccacttcctgctttcttggaagcagacatgttaacaTTCAGTGCTTTTTAAATGAGCtgatctgcagtcatgtgacacagaaagagatgaaattacacaggctaaactgtctaaatacaggctgcatttctctgttttccttctgtcctgtgcaagagttcagctccactaagTGTccccagtgtgcagggggaggggcagcactacAGACACGATACAAAGCTGGGGCCAGCAGGAGACAAGTGCACAGGGGGCTGCCTTTTTACAGACAGCCTGTCATTAAACATGCTCTGCATGATGGCTGTGTCTCCTCTGCCCCCAaagcaaataaataaacatgcagaGGTGTGAAGGGGCATCACTTCTCCTGATCTCCGGGTCTCCCCCCTGCCGGATTAAACGCGTTTTCAACTACTCAGGCATGTTTACCTGCAGTCTGGAGGAGAAGGAAAGACTACATGAGCCGCTCTGAGGCTGTCCCGGAGACCCACGTGGCTCTCATCTCACTCctggaagctgctgctgctgctgtgtgggctttttttttttgctttactgcTCGCTCTGTTTTCATTGACGagagtaagggcctttttccactagcctgcgatttgcgatttgcttctgatcgcaaatcgcaaggtacattaaactaatggaaactgcagaagcaatttccattagtgcgatccgattgcgatgcgattttggtcaaagcgcaatcgtcgtcctgccgcgttttgtatgcgattgagctgtactataatgagtatagtagctcaatcgcaatcgcaatcgcatggtggaaattgaaacgcgattgcgatcgcgatcggaatcgcgatcgcaatcgcgatcgcatttcatagtggaaaagagccctaaggcagTGGGGGCACCGTTATAAATTAGATTCCATTACTCGGAGAATCGGAGCAGGagtcccgccccttacaacccgcccagccaatccctccCTGTCTCACCAGAACACTTGAGctgacaggcagaggagcgctcctgcagtGTACAGCGTCAGTCTTTGCTATTGTGCGAGGCTGGCGCTGATTGAAACCAGGCAATGGAGCGCTCCTATGTGAAGTTTACTAGAAGCCCCAGGCGAGCACATGCCAACAGGCGGGCGGGGCTTCaaatcagccgggcggcccgcccacctaattagccctggggagaacactgggttctCTTGAAGCAAAGGCCTCTTAATTCAGAGATAAGAGAGATGAACACTTTTAAGACACGCCTCTGTCTCACCACCagatatacaatacaatatacaatacaattagagatgagcgtaatgacgtaattacgatttcgcgaaattttgcgtaattagtgtaattacgattatggccgtaagtacataatcgtaatgaagaaggatttcgcgaaatttcgcgtaagcgtaattttcgcgtaattttcgcattacagtgggttcatgccgtaatttcgcattaaacgctaccgtaatttcgctttaaaccgtaacgctccgtataatataaaaaagccgccgactttaagggttaatagcaaagcccccttaagtgctaagagcctcaaatttggagaatatattaaggagatcaggaggaataagaggaacattttttttttcaaaaagaccttatagtttttgagaaaatcgatgttaaagtttcaaagtaaaaatgtatacatttaaaaacccgccgactttaacggttaatagcaaagcctgcttaaagtttaggaacaccaaattcctagggtatattaaggggatcagtgggaataagaggaaaaaaaattttttcaaaaagaccttggtttcaagggcgaaaatgtcttttaaattcggaaaatgtcagttttttttgcacaggtaacaatagtgtattattttcatagattcccccaagtgggaagagttttacttacttcgttctgagtgtgggaaatataaaaaaaaaacgacgtggggtcccccctcccagacctctttaaccccttgtcccccatgcaggctgggatagccagaatgcggagcaccggccgcgtggggctccgcaccctgactataccagcccgcatggtccatggattggggggtctcggaaggggaggggcagccaagctttcccctccccctccgagcccttgtccaatccaaggacaaggggctcttctccacctccgatgggcggtggaggtggaggccgcgatttcctgggggggaggttcatggtggaatctgggagtcccctttaaaaaggggtcccccagatgcccaccccccctcccaggagaaatgagtatagaggtacttgtaccccttacccatttcctttaagagttaaaagtaaataaacacacagacacttagaaaaagtattttaattgaacaaaaaacataaccacgaaaaaagtcctttaatattcttaattaaccattaatacttacctgtccctttaaaagccagttcccacgcaatatcctcggaaatatactaaacagttacaatataacaaagttattacaatgtaacaactttgttacattgtaactacgccgcacccgacgccactcgccgctcagccgccgcacccgcacgcacccgacagagctctgagctatatagctcagagctccctaagcatctttgtatttgggctccaaggagccccattggtccttagcagaccaatggggttcctttaaatcagaaggaaccccattggtctgctaaggaccaatggggctccttggagcccaaatacaaagatgcttacagagctctgagctatatagctcagagctctgtcgggtgcgtgcgggacgctaagtccccgccgcctcccgctgtccaccccgcccacatctgtcacccacatgtcacccacatgtgggtgacatgtgggtgacatgtgggagaggcggggaaggcagcgggagccggcggggacttagcgtcccgcacgcacccgacagagctctgagctatatagctcagagctctgtaagcatctttgtatttgggctccaaggagccccattggtccttagcagaccaatggggttccttctgatttaaaggaaccccattagtctgctaaggaccaatggggctccttggagcccaaatacaaagatgcttagggagctctgagctatatagctcagagctctgtcgggtgcgtgcgggtgcggcggctgagttgttacattgtaataactttgttatattgtaactgtttagtatatttccgaggatattgcgtgggaactggcttttaaagggacaggtaagtattaatggttaattaagaatattaaaggacttttttcgtggttatgttttttgttcaattaaaatactttttctaagtgtctgtgtgtttatttacttttaactcttaaaggaaatgggtaaggggtacaagtacctctatactcatttctcctgggagggggggtgggcatctgggggacccctttttaaaggggactcccagattccaccatgaacctcccccccaggaaatcgcggcctccacctccaccgcccatcggaggtggagaagagccccttgtccttggattggacaagggctcggagggggaggggaaagcttggctgcccctccccttccgagaccccccaatccatggaccatgcgggctggtatagtcagggtgcggagccccacgcggccggtgctccgcattctggctatcccagcctgcatgggggacaaggggttaaagaggtctgggaggggggaccccacgtcgttttttttttatatttcccacactcagaacgaagtaagtaaaactcttcccacttgggggaatctatgaaaataatacactattgttacctg
Encoded here:
- the LOC137533668 gene encoding platelet glycoprotein IX-like, producing MMLRYLLLLLLVQYGDEQSIDLCPSSCDCTEIKIHGIAVNCSSRRLTSVPDLPMATVRLFLQNNLLTTVLPGTFDHLEALQEVDVSGNPWNCDCNILYLKAWLDSQPVQINTGNVRCASPTKKAFQNLTGNEFPSCGRQWPINCKSFFVRDLYMNGLAVVVLILMSYVARMARNLACRVAVSTRRSHNISTKESFKSK